Genomic window (Heliomicrobium gestii):
TGATCGGGTAGTTCTGGCGTCGCAAAGCCATGGCATCTATTCCTCCAGCACCCCGAAGACTCCGATCAGTTCCAGGGCGTCTTGAATTTCCGGACTGTATCCCGCCAAGCGACAGACAACGCCCTGCTCCCTGGCGACCCGGATGACCTGCATGAGAGCGCCCACGCCAGTCGAATCCATAAACTCCACCGCTGACAGTTCGAAGACCAGTTCCTTCATACCCAGGTTCTGCGCCAAAAAGGCTTTGTTATCGTGGACAAAGTCTTCGGCGGACTGCATATCCAGATCCTCCGCAAGCCTACACATCCCCGTCTTGCCTTGCAGGGAAAACTGCATTTCCATCGCAACCACTCCCTTCCGACTCGATCGCTTCCGATTCGGTTGCATCCGATTCAGGTGCTTCCGATTCAGGTGCTTCCGATTCGATCGCTTTATATGATCGACTTCGATTCAATCGCTTGCGATGCGATACCTCTCCATAGAATCGCGTCGGTTCAAGGCCTTGCGGCTCGTCACTTCCCTTTCCCCTTCTCGACGACAATGGCTTCCCGTTCACGGTCGCCGCGA
Coding sequences:
- a CDS encoding STAS domain-containing protein, whose translation is MEMQFSLQGKTGMCRLAEDLDMQSAEDFVHDNKAFLAQNLGMKELVFELSAVEFMDSTGVGALMQVIRVAREQGVVCRLAGYSPEIQDALELIGVFGVLEE